The proteins below are encoded in one region of Silene latifolia isolate original U9 population chromosome 2, ASM4854445v1, whole genome shotgun sequence:
- the LOC141643243 gene encoding alpha-N-acetylglucosaminidase isoform X1, with the protein MSLSQTLMFVILISLRLNPLSCNSDQPQYSDELRGLINLLDSQKSSATVQENAIQGLLHRLLPSHSSSFLFKIIPKNVCGGQSCFWIENYNKSTLKGPQIVIKGTTAVEVASGLHWYLKYFCGAHISWEKTGGVQIGSIPKPGFLPVLKEEGLVFKRPVPWNYYQNVVTSSYSYVWWDWERWEKEIDWMALQGINLPLAFTGQEAIWQKVFVDFGVSKEDLNGFFGGPAFLAWARMGNLHGWGGPLSQNWLDQQLALQKQILNRMLELGMTPVLPSFSGNVPAALRKVYPSSNITRLGNWNTVSGDSRWCCTFLLDPSDSLFVKLGEAFIKKQIEEYGDVTDIYSCDTFNENTPPTHDPAYISSLGAAVYEAMTKGDKHAVWLMQGWLFYSDSKFWKPPQMEALLHSVPNGKMIVLDLFADVKPVWKTSSQFYGTPYVWCMLHNFGGNIEMYGVLDSISSGPIDARISQNSTMIGVGMCMEGIEHNPVVYELMSEMAYRSEKVQPTEWIKVYSRRRYGKAIQQLETAWEILYHTIYNCTDGIADHNKDFIVELPDWDPTLDVARKHQEHNHLVFHRSLRGVLRKSETSLPKPHLWYPTEQVIKALSLFIDAGKHLSGSLPFRFIPASLQPPIDLLNLPQNHCTGLCLVSSVSGYDLVDLTRQALSKLANEVYLKAVNAYQQKDLRALDDHSQKFLQLIKDIDELLGCDDNFLLGTWLESAKRLASNPQEMRQYEWNARTQITMWFDTSTTNQSKLHDYANKFWSGLLEDYYLPRAATYFEHLRKALSENEAFKLEGWRKEWISNSNEWQAATNPYPIMAQGDALSVATKLYEKYFSKELI; encoded by the exons ATGTCTTTGTCCCAGACTTTGATGTTTGTGATCTTGATATCACTAAGATTAAACCCATTATCTTGTAATTCTGATCAACCTCAATATTCAGATGAATTGCGGGGTTTAATAAACCTTTTAGATTCCCAGAAATCATCTGCAACAGTtcaggaaaatgcaattcaaggtCTTCTTCACAGATTATTACCTTCTCACTCTTCCAGCTTCCTTTTCAAGATTATTCCCAAG AATGTTTGTGGCGGACAGAGCTGCTTCTGGATTGAGAATTACAACAAATCGACTTTGAAGGGGCCACAGATAGT GATAAAAGGGACCACAGCAGTGGAAGTAGCTTCCGGCCTTCACTGGTACCTGAAATATTTTTGTGGTGCACATATCTCGTGGGAGAAAACTGGAGGTGTTCAGATAGGCTCTATCCCTAAACCGGGATTCCTTCCAGTTCTAAAAGAGGAGGGCTTGGTTTTTAAACGTCCAGTGCCATGGAATTACTATCAAAATGTTGTCACATCAAGCT ATTCATATGTTTGGTGGGACTGGGAAAGATGGGAGAAAGAGATTGATTGGATGGCACTTCAAGGAATTAACTTGCCTTTAGCTTTTACTGGCCAAGAAGCCATTTGGCAGAAAGTATTTGTG GATTTTGGTGTTAGTAAAGAAGATCTGAATGGTTTTTTCGGAGGACCGGCCTTTCTTGCATGGGCACGCATGGGAAACTTACATGG GTGGGGTGGACCACTATCACAAAATTGGTTGGATCAGCAATTGGCCTTACAGAAGCAGATATTAAACCGTATGCTGGAGCTAGGCATGACCCCAG TCTTACCTTCATTTTCTGGGAATGTACCTGCTGCGCTGAGAAAAGTTTATCCTTCATCAAACATAACCAGGCTGGGAAACTG GAATACTGTTAGTGGTGACTCCAGGTGGTGCTGTACTTTTCTTTTAGACCCATCTGATTCTTTATTTGTTAAGCTTGGTGAGGCCTTTATCAAGAAGCAAATTGAAG AGTACGGAGATGTCACTGATATATACAGCTG TGATACATTTAATGAAAACACTCCGCCCACTCATGATCCTGCTTATATCTCTTCTCTTGGAGCTGCTGTCTATGAAGCAATGACAAAAGGCGATAAACATGCTGTGTGGCTTATGCAA GGTTGGCTCTTCTACTCAGATTCTAAATTTTGGAAGCCGCCTCAAATGGAA GCACTTCTTCATTCTGTTCCCAACGGAAAGATGATAGTTCTTGATCTTTTTGCTGATGTGAAACCAGTATGGAAAACATCCTCTCAATTCTACGGCACTCCTTATGTTTG GTGCATGCTTCACAACTTTGGAGGAAATATTGAAATGTATGGTGTACTAGACTCAATATCTTCAGGTCCGATTGATGCCCGAATTAGTCAGAATTCAACAATG ATTGGTGTAGGCATGTGCATGGAAGGAATAGAGCACAATCCAGTTGTTTATGAGCTCATGTCTGAGATGGCATATCGAAGTGAAAAGGTCCAACCCACG GAGTGGATTAAAGTATACTCCCGCAGGCGCTATGGTAAAGCTATTCAACAACTAGAGACAGCTTGGGAAATTCTTTACCACACAATATACAACTGCACAGACGGGATTGCT GATCACAACAAGGATTTTATTGTTGAGTTACCAGACTGGGACCCCACCTTGGATGTAGCTAGAAAACATCAAGAACATAATCATCTCGTCTTTCATAGGAGCTTGAGGGGGGTTTTGCGCAAGTCAGAGACTTCCTTGCCAAAGCCACATTTGTGGTATCCTACCGAGCAAGTCATCAAAGCTTTAAGTTTATTTATTGATGCGGGAAAGCATCTTTCTGGAAGCCTCCCTTTTAGGTTCATACCAGCCTCCCTCCAGCCCCCTATTGATTTGCTTAATCTTCCTCAAAATCACTGTACTGGTCTTTGTTTAGTTTCTTCCGTTAGTGG GTACGATTTGGTTGACTTGACACGGCAAGCACTCTCAAAGCTGGCAAATGAGGTGTACCTGAAAGCAGTGAATGCTTATCAGCAGAAGGACCTAAGAGCTCTAGATGACCACAGCCAGAAGTTTCTTCAACTCATCAAAGACATTGATGAGCTACTTGGTTGCGATGATAATTTTCTGCTTGGAACTTGGCTTGAAAGCGCGAAACGCTTGGCTTCCAACCCCCAGGAGATGCGGCAG TACGAGTGGAATGCGAGAACTCAAATCACAATGTGGTTCGATACATCAACAACCAATCAAAGCAAGCTCCATGACTATG CAAACAAGTTCTGGAGTGGACTATTAGAAGATTACTATCTACCGCGTGCTGCCACCTATTTTGAGCATCTACGAAAAGCGTTGAGTGAGAACGAGGCCTTCAAGTTGGAGGGCTGGAGAAAGGAATGGATATCTAATTCAAACGAATGGCAAGCTGCGACAAATCCCTACCCTATCATGGCCCAGGGGGACGCGCTCTCTGTAGCAACAAAATTGTACGAGAAATACTTCAGCAAGGAACTCATATAA
- the LOC141643243 gene encoding alpha-N-acetylglucosaminidase isoform X2 — MSLSQTLMFVILISLRLNPLSCNSDQPQYSDELRGLINLLDSQKSSATVQENAIQGLLHRLLPSHSSSFLFKIIPKNVCGGQSCFWIENYNKSTLKGPQIVIKGTTAVEVASGLHWYLKYFCGAHISWEKTGGVQIGSIPKPGFLPVLKEEGLVFKRPVPWNYYQNVVTSSYSYVWWDWERWEKEIDWMALQGINLPLAFTGQEAIWQKVFVDFGVSKEDLNGFFGGPAFLAWARMGNLHGWGGPLSQNWLDQQLALQKQILNRMLELGMTPVLPSFSGNVPAALRKVYPSSNITRLGNWNTVSGDSRWCCTFLLDPSDSLFVKLGEAFIKKQIEEYGDVTDIYSCDTFNENTPPTHDPAYISSLGAAVYEAMTKGDKHAVWLMQGWLFYSDSKFWKPPQMEALLHSVPNGKMIVLDLFADVKPVWKTSSQFYGTPYVWCMLHNFGGNIEMYGVLDSISSGPIDARISQNSTMIGVGMCMEGIEHNPVVYELMSEMAYRSEKVQPTEWIKVYSRRRYGKAIQQLETAWEILYHTIYNCTDGIADHNKDFIVELPDWDPTLDVARKHQEHNHLVFHRSLRGVLRKSETSLPKPHLWYPTEQVIKALSLFIDAGKHLSGSLPFSRYDLVDLTRQALSKLANEVYLKAVNAYQQKDLRALDDHSQKFLQLIKDIDELLGCDDNFLLGTWLESAKRLASNPQEMRQYEWNARTQITMWFDTSTTNQSKLHDYANKFWSGLLEDYYLPRAATYFEHLRKALSENEAFKLEGWRKEWISNSNEWQAATNPYPIMAQGDALSVATKLYEKYFSKELI; from the exons ATGTCTTTGTCCCAGACTTTGATGTTTGTGATCTTGATATCACTAAGATTAAACCCATTATCTTGTAATTCTGATCAACCTCAATATTCAGATGAATTGCGGGGTTTAATAAACCTTTTAGATTCCCAGAAATCATCTGCAACAGTtcaggaaaatgcaattcaaggtCTTCTTCACAGATTATTACCTTCTCACTCTTCCAGCTTCCTTTTCAAGATTATTCCCAAG AATGTTTGTGGCGGACAGAGCTGCTTCTGGATTGAGAATTACAACAAATCGACTTTGAAGGGGCCACAGATAGT GATAAAAGGGACCACAGCAGTGGAAGTAGCTTCCGGCCTTCACTGGTACCTGAAATATTTTTGTGGTGCACATATCTCGTGGGAGAAAACTGGAGGTGTTCAGATAGGCTCTATCCCTAAACCGGGATTCCTTCCAGTTCTAAAAGAGGAGGGCTTGGTTTTTAAACGTCCAGTGCCATGGAATTACTATCAAAATGTTGTCACATCAAGCT ATTCATATGTTTGGTGGGACTGGGAAAGATGGGAGAAAGAGATTGATTGGATGGCACTTCAAGGAATTAACTTGCCTTTAGCTTTTACTGGCCAAGAAGCCATTTGGCAGAAAGTATTTGTG GATTTTGGTGTTAGTAAAGAAGATCTGAATGGTTTTTTCGGAGGACCGGCCTTTCTTGCATGGGCACGCATGGGAAACTTACATGG GTGGGGTGGACCACTATCACAAAATTGGTTGGATCAGCAATTGGCCTTACAGAAGCAGATATTAAACCGTATGCTGGAGCTAGGCATGACCCCAG TCTTACCTTCATTTTCTGGGAATGTACCTGCTGCGCTGAGAAAAGTTTATCCTTCATCAAACATAACCAGGCTGGGAAACTG GAATACTGTTAGTGGTGACTCCAGGTGGTGCTGTACTTTTCTTTTAGACCCATCTGATTCTTTATTTGTTAAGCTTGGTGAGGCCTTTATCAAGAAGCAAATTGAAG AGTACGGAGATGTCACTGATATATACAGCTG TGATACATTTAATGAAAACACTCCGCCCACTCATGATCCTGCTTATATCTCTTCTCTTGGAGCTGCTGTCTATGAAGCAATGACAAAAGGCGATAAACATGCTGTGTGGCTTATGCAA GGTTGGCTCTTCTACTCAGATTCTAAATTTTGGAAGCCGCCTCAAATGGAA GCACTTCTTCATTCTGTTCCCAACGGAAAGATGATAGTTCTTGATCTTTTTGCTGATGTGAAACCAGTATGGAAAACATCCTCTCAATTCTACGGCACTCCTTATGTTTG GTGCATGCTTCACAACTTTGGAGGAAATATTGAAATGTATGGTGTACTAGACTCAATATCTTCAGGTCCGATTGATGCCCGAATTAGTCAGAATTCAACAATG ATTGGTGTAGGCATGTGCATGGAAGGAATAGAGCACAATCCAGTTGTTTATGAGCTCATGTCTGAGATGGCATATCGAAGTGAAAAGGTCCAACCCACG GAGTGGATTAAAGTATACTCCCGCAGGCGCTATGGTAAAGCTATTCAACAACTAGAGACAGCTTGGGAAATTCTTTACCACACAATATACAACTGCACAGACGGGATTGCT GATCACAACAAGGATTTTATTGTTGAGTTACCAGACTGGGACCCCACCTTGGATGTAGCTAGAAAACATCAAGAACATAATCATCTCGTCTTTCATAGGAGCTTGAGGGGGGTTTTGCGCAAGTCAGAGACTTCCTTGCCAAAGCCACATTTGTGGTATCCTACCGAGCAAGTCATCAAAGCTTTAAGTTTATTTATTGATGCGGGAAAGCATCTTTCTGGAAGCCTCCCTTTTAG TAGGTACGATTTGGTTGACTTGACACGGCAAGCACTCTCAAAGCTGGCAAATGAGGTGTACCTGAAAGCAGTGAATGCTTATCAGCAGAAGGACCTAAGAGCTCTAGATGACCACAGCCAGAAGTTTCTTCAACTCATCAAAGACATTGATGAGCTACTTGGTTGCGATGATAATTTTCTGCTTGGAACTTGGCTTGAAAGCGCGAAACGCTTGGCTTCCAACCCCCAGGAGATGCGGCAG TACGAGTGGAATGCGAGAACTCAAATCACAATGTGGTTCGATACATCAACAACCAATCAAAGCAAGCTCCATGACTATG CAAACAAGTTCTGGAGTGGACTATTAGAAGATTACTATCTACCGCGTGCTGCCACCTATTTTGAGCATCTACGAAAAGCGTTGAGTGAGAACGAGGCCTTCAAGTTGGAGGGCTGGAGAAAGGAATGGATATCTAATTCAAACGAATGGCAAGCTGCGACAAATCCCTACCCTATCATGGCCCAGGGGGACGCGCTCTCTGTAGCAACAAAATTGTACGAGAAATACTTCAGCAAGGAACTCATATAA
- the LOC141643243 gene encoding alpha-N-acetylglucosaminidase isoform X3, protein MSLSQTLMFVILISLRLNPLSCNSDQPQYSDELRGLINLLDSQKSSATVQENAIQGLLHRLLPSHSSSFLFKIIPKNVCGGQSCFWIENYNKSTLKGPQIVIKGTTAVEVASGLHWYLKYFCGAHISWEKTGGVQIGSIPKPGFLPVLKEEGLVFKRPVPWNYYQNVVTSSYSYVWWDWERWEKEIDWMALQGINLPLAFTGQEAIWQKVFVDFGVSKEDLNGFFGGPAFLAWARMGNLHGWGGPLSQNWLDQQLALQKQILNRMLELGMTPVLPSFSGNVPAALRKVYPSSNITRLGNWNTVSGDSRWCCTFLLDPSDSLFVKLGEAFIKKQIEEYGDVTDIYSCDTFNENTPPTHDPAYISSLGAAVYEAMTKGDKHAVWLMQGWLFYSDSKFWKPPQMEALLHSVPNGKMIVLDLFADVKPVWKTSSQFYGTPYVWCMLHNFGGNIEMYGVLDSISSGPIDARISQNSTMIGVGMCMEGIEHNPVVYELMSEMAYRSEKVQPTEWIKVYSRRRYGKAIQQLETAWEILYHTIYNCTDGIADHNKDFIVELPDWDPTLDVARKHQEHNHLVFHRSLRGVLRKSETSLPKPHLWYPTEQVIKALSLFIDAGKHLSGSLPFRYDLVDLTRQALSKLANEVYLKAVNAYQQKDLRALDDHSQKFLQLIKDIDELLGCDDNFLLGTWLESAKRLASNPQEMRQYEWNARTQITMWFDTSTTNQSKLHDYANKFWSGLLEDYYLPRAATYFEHLRKALSENEAFKLEGWRKEWISNSNEWQAATNPYPIMAQGDALSVATKLYEKYFSKELI, encoded by the exons ATGTCTTTGTCCCAGACTTTGATGTTTGTGATCTTGATATCACTAAGATTAAACCCATTATCTTGTAATTCTGATCAACCTCAATATTCAGATGAATTGCGGGGTTTAATAAACCTTTTAGATTCCCAGAAATCATCTGCAACAGTtcaggaaaatgcaattcaaggtCTTCTTCACAGATTATTACCTTCTCACTCTTCCAGCTTCCTTTTCAAGATTATTCCCAAG AATGTTTGTGGCGGACAGAGCTGCTTCTGGATTGAGAATTACAACAAATCGACTTTGAAGGGGCCACAGATAGT GATAAAAGGGACCACAGCAGTGGAAGTAGCTTCCGGCCTTCACTGGTACCTGAAATATTTTTGTGGTGCACATATCTCGTGGGAGAAAACTGGAGGTGTTCAGATAGGCTCTATCCCTAAACCGGGATTCCTTCCAGTTCTAAAAGAGGAGGGCTTGGTTTTTAAACGTCCAGTGCCATGGAATTACTATCAAAATGTTGTCACATCAAGCT ATTCATATGTTTGGTGGGACTGGGAAAGATGGGAGAAAGAGATTGATTGGATGGCACTTCAAGGAATTAACTTGCCTTTAGCTTTTACTGGCCAAGAAGCCATTTGGCAGAAAGTATTTGTG GATTTTGGTGTTAGTAAAGAAGATCTGAATGGTTTTTTCGGAGGACCGGCCTTTCTTGCATGGGCACGCATGGGAAACTTACATGG GTGGGGTGGACCACTATCACAAAATTGGTTGGATCAGCAATTGGCCTTACAGAAGCAGATATTAAACCGTATGCTGGAGCTAGGCATGACCCCAG TCTTACCTTCATTTTCTGGGAATGTACCTGCTGCGCTGAGAAAAGTTTATCCTTCATCAAACATAACCAGGCTGGGAAACTG GAATACTGTTAGTGGTGACTCCAGGTGGTGCTGTACTTTTCTTTTAGACCCATCTGATTCTTTATTTGTTAAGCTTGGTGAGGCCTTTATCAAGAAGCAAATTGAAG AGTACGGAGATGTCACTGATATATACAGCTG TGATACATTTAATGAAAACACTCCGCCCACTCATGATCCTGCTTATATCTCTTCTCTTGGAGCTGCTGTCTATGAAGCAATGACAAAAGGCGATAAACATGCTGTGTGGCTTATGCAA GGTTGGCTCTTCTACTCAGATTCTAAATTTTGGAAGCCGCCTCAAATGGAA GCACTTCTTCATTCTGTTCCCAACGGAAAGATGATAGTTCTTGATCTTTTTGCTGATGTGAAACCAGTATGGAAAACATCCTCTCAATTCTACGGCACTCCTTATGTTTG GTGCATGCTTCACAACTTTGGAGGAAATATTGAAATGTATGGTGTACTAGACTCAATATCTTCAGGTCCGATTGATGCCCGAATTAGTCAGAATTCAACAATG ATTGGTGTAGGCATGTGCATGGAAGGAATAGAGCACAATCCAGTTGTTTATGAGCTCATGTCTGAGATGGCATATCGAAGTGAAAAGGTCCAACCCACG GAGTGGATTAAAGTATACTCCCGCAGGCGCTATGGTAAAGCTATTCAACAACTAGAGACAGCTTGGGAAATTCTTTACCACACAATATACAACTGCACAGACGGGATTGCT GATCACAACAAGGATTTTATTGTTGAGTTACCAGACTGGGACCCCACCTTGGATGTAGCTAGAAAACATCAAGAACATAATCATCTCGTCTTTCATAGGAGCTTGAGGGGGGTTTTGCGCAAGTCAGAGACTTCCTTGCCAAAGCCACATTTGTGGTATCCTACCGAGCAAGTCATCAAAGCTTTAAGTTTATTTATTGATGCGGGAAAGCATCTTTCTGGAAGCCTCCCTTTTAG GTACGATTTGGTTGACTTGACACGGCAAGCACTCTCAAAGCTGGCAAATGAGGTGTACCTGAAAGCAGTGAATGCTTATCAGCAGAAGGACCTAAGAGCTCTAGATGACCACAGCCAGAAGTTTCTTCAACTCATCAAAGACATTGATGAGCTACTTGGTTGCGATGATAATTTTCTGCTTGGAACTTGGCTTGAAAGCGCGAAACGCTTGGCTTCCAACCCCCAGGAGATGCGGCAG TACGAGTGGAATGCGAGAACTCAAATCACAATGTGGTTCGATACATCAACAACCAATCAAAGCAAGCTCCATGACTATG CAAACAAGTTCTGGAGTGGACTATTAGAAGATTACTATCTACCGCGTGCTGCCACCTATTTTGAGCATCTACGAAAAGCGTTGAGTGAGAACGAGGCCTTCAAGTTGGAGGGCTGGAGAAAGGAATGGATATCTAATTCAAACGAATGGCAAGCTGCGACAAATCCCTACCCTATCATGGCCCAGGGGGACGCGCTCTCTGTAGCAACAAAATTGTACGAGAAATACTTCAGCAAGGAACTCATATAA